A region of Cardinium endosymbiont of Sogatella furcifera DNA encodes the following proteins:
- the ftsZ gene encoding cell division protein FtsZ has translation MKDITYKFELPAHHKSIIKVIGVGGGGSNAVNNMYKRGIKDVSFIVCNTDVQALQSSPIPIKLQIGAALTSGLGAGANPEVGRNAALESKESIRELLDDETKMLFVTAGMGGGTGTGAAPVIASVARKQGILTVGIVTLPFSFEGKKKHVQAQEGINELRKHCDTVLIILNDKIQAILGGLSISEAFLEADNVLTTAAKSIAEIITVPGYVNVDFEDVKTVMKNAGAAVMGSGEAEGEGRALQAAETALASPLLDYTDIRGAKKILLSIVSGKAAELQMDELTIITNYIQEQTGNDAEMIFGHGSDPEMSESIRVTVIATGFNREEEVENYHLFEDPKPNMMHLGAEMSHHPPSSKQGLAADAAKSVMEVTSQSPKKRIKEAGEEAAVQLPLPFGAPQEVALETSCPYGHAVPTYAKPGTPPRSWEDRYVKEQLEIPTYVRKKVLLDPVDAETQKKWTRYRLDDALDSPDS, from the coding sequence ATGAAGGATATTACCTATAAGTTTGAGCTACCTGCTCACCACAAATCTATTATTAAAGTAATAGGGGTAGGTGGTGGGGGAAGTAATGCCGTAAATAATATGTATAAGCGTGGCATTAAAGATGTTTCCTTTATTGTTTGCAATACAGATGTGCAAGCGTTACAAAGTAGCCCTATACCCATTAAGCTTCAAATTGGCGCGGCACTTACCAGTGGGCTAGGCGCTGGTGCCAATCCAGAAGTAGGGCGCAATGCTGCATTAGAAAGCAAAGAAAGCATTCGAGAATTATTGGATGATGAGACAAAAATGCTTTTCGTTACCGCTGGTATGGGTGGTGGAACCGGAACAGGCGCGGCCCCTGTCATTGCTAGTGTTGCCCGTAAGCAGGGCATCTTAACGGTTGGTATTGTCACGCTTCCATTTTCATTTGAAGGTAAAAAAAAGCATGTGCAAGCCCAAGAAGGCATTAATGAATTGCGGAAACATTGTGATACCGTTCTTATCATTTTAAATGATAAAATACAAGCCATATTAGGGGGGCTTTCTATTAGTGAAGCGTTTTTAGAGGCAGATAATGTGTTAACCACTGCCGCCAAAAGCATTGCGGAGATTATTACGGTACCTGGTTATGTAAATGTAGATTTTGAGGATGTCAAGACAGTAATGAAAAATGCAGGAGCAGCGGTTATGGGCTCTGGTGAAGCGGAGGGTGAAGGCAGGGCATTACAGGCGGCTGAAACCGCGCTGGCCTCTCCTTTGTTAGACTATACAGATATCCGGGGTGCAAAAAAGATCCTCTTATCTATTGTTTCTGGTAAAGCAGCCGAGCTACAAATGGATGAGTTGACAATTATTACCAATTATATACAAGAGCAGACGGGCAATGATGCGGAAATGATTTTTGGTCATGGTTCTGATCCAGAAATGTCAGAAAGTATTAGGGTAACCGTTATTGCTACTGGATTTAATAGAGAAGAAGAGGTAGAAAATTACCATCTGTTTGAGGACCCAAAGCCGAATATGATGCACCTTGGTGCTGAAATGTCCCATCATCCACCATCTAGTAAGCAGGGCTTGGCTGCTGATGCGGCCAAATCAGTGATGGAGGTAACCTCACAATCACCTAAGAAAAGAATAAAGGAAGCTGGTGAAGAAGCTGCGGTACAGTTGCCCTTACCTTTTGGTGCGCCTCAGGAAGTAGCGTTGGAAACAAGTTGCCCATATGGACATGCGGTGCCTACGTATGCCAAACCTGGCACACCACCCAGAAGCTGGGAAGACCGTTATGTAAAAGAACAGTTAGAGATTCCGACTTATGTAAGAAAAAAAGTACTACTCGACCCTGTAGATGCGGAGACCCAAAAAAAGTGGACACGCTATCGATTAGATGATGCATTAGATAGCCCTGATTCATAA
- the secA gene encoding preprotein translocase subunit SecA codes for MLHQLFSKIFTSKKEKQHRFYNQKVAEINQNCQLLSALSHDQLREEVRVIRQEIATHLQPIASEMERLSRSMDEQLTDALATAHASLEGYKRLEELKKQHKAALATILDQVLVRVFAIVKETARRFKDHSQLRVVANDHDQAIATRKPYVTIAGNQAIWQNRWPVSEHIVVWAMVHYDVQLIGGMVLHQGKIAEMATGEGKTLITTLAAFLNALSNEGVHVVTVNDYLAKRDAEWMAPIFEFHGFTVDCIDNYPAYSIERQRAYQADIIFGTNNEFGFDYLRDNMATDASDLVQRAHYFAIVDEVDSVLIDDARTPLIISGPVEESDEHIYKELAPKIAQVYALQKELVIKLLQEAKQKIKAGNVEEGGLALFRAYRGLPKYKPLIKFLSEKGMRQILDNVESYYIQENAKMMPEADQPLFFSIDERHNNVEITEKGLTYLTEQENDPSFFVLPDVAAHIAAIENDTALTHEESLAKRAYFQQTYKVKAQRIHALHQLLKAYALFEKDVAYIVAKGKVKIVDEQTGRVLDGRRYSDGLHQALEAKEGVKIEKPSQTYASITLQSYFHMYDKLAGMTGTAETDAEEFWDIYGLAVVPIPTHRPLLREDREDKIYKTVREKFNAIIEEIVALSSQGRPVLVGTTSVEISELVSKMLAFRKIPHQILNAKHHQKEAEIVAQAGIAGTVTIATNMAGRGTDIKLTQPSKESGGLAIIGTERHESRRVDRQLRGRSGRQGDPGSSQFFLSLEDSLMRLFGSDRIAAIMDRIGLEEGEVIQHSMVSRSIERAQKKVEQNNFAMRKRLLEYDREMGTHRGAVYQRRNHALLGKGVEVDIMHMLYDTVNNIIEHEDSKQEASFLNPIFSTVFGETFAASFFEGKKKEVLVEAIYQQLMQVYYQRTTALQKRLFDYFTASSVGNGARFEAPFFDGKIYISATAYPTTFVASGGRALIKNLECMVVLHVIDQHWKSHLRVMDDLKQSVQNAIYERQDPIITFKFEAYHLFRKFMATVSQEIISFLFHASLYVQLPVGPEAQPGKKE; via the coding sequence ATGTTGCATCAACTTTTTTCTAAAATTTTTACTTCCAAGAAAGAGAAACAACACCGTTTTTATAATCAAAAAGTAGCTGAGATCAATCAAAATTGTCAGTTATTGTCAGCTCTTTCCCATGATCAATTACGGGAAGAAGTTAGGGTTATTCGCCAAGAGATCGCTACACATTTGCAACCTATTGCATCTGAAATGGAGCGACTCAGTAGATCAATGGATGAACAGCTGACCGATGCGTTGGCTACTGCGCATGCAAGCCTAGAGGGGTATAAGCGTTTGGAGGAGTTAAAAAAACAACATAAAGCGGCGTTGGCTACCATTTTAGATCAGGTATTGGTGCGGGTCTTTGCCATTGTAAAAGAAACTGCGCGCCGTTTTAAGGATCATAGCCAGTTAAGAGTTGTTGCCAATGACCATGATCAAGCCATTGCTACCCGTAAGCCTTATGTAACCATAGCCGGCAATCAAGCCATTTGGCAAAATAGATGGCCCGTAAGTGAACACATCGTTGTTTGGGCAATGGTTCATTATGATGTGCAATTGATAGGTGGGATGGTCTTGCATCAAGGGAAAATAGCTGAAATGGCTACTGGTGAGGGTAAAACGTTGATTACCACCCTAGCTGCCTTTTTAAATGCATTAAGCAATGAAGGTGTGCATGTGGTTACGGTAAACGACTACTTAGCTAAGAGAGATGCGGAATGGATGGCACCTATTTTTGAGTTTCATGGTTTTACGGTAGACTGCATAGATAACTACCCTGCCTACTCCATCGAGCGACAACGTGCCTATCAAGCAGATATTATATTTGGTACCAATAATGAGTTTGGGTTTGATTACCTCAGGGACAATATGGCAACAGATGCCAGTGATTTGGTACAGCGTGCCCACTATTTTGCTATTGTAGATGAAGTAGACTCTGTACTGATCGATGATGCTAGAACACCACTTATCATTTCAGGTCCTGTAGAAGAGAGTGATGAGCATATTTATAAAGAGTTGGCGCCTAAAATTGCACAGGTTTATGCGCTACAAAAGGAGCTAGTGATTAAGCTGTTGCAAGAAGCAAAGCAAAAAATCAAAGCAGGTAACGTAGAGGAAGGAGGGCTTGCCCTTTTTCGTGCGTATAGAGGGTTGCCTAAATACAAACCTTTGATTAAGTTTCTTAGCGAAAAAGGGATGCGTCAGATCCTAGATAATGTAGAATCTTATTACATACAGGAAAATGCGAAGATGATGCCTGAAGCAGACCAACCGCTTTTCTTTTCCATTGATGAAAGGCACAACAATGTTGAGATTACTGAAAAGGGGCTTACCTATTTAACGGAGCAAGAAAACGATCCCTCTTTCTTTGTATTACCAGATGTAGCCGCCCACATTGCAGCTATTGAGAACGATACGGCTTTGACGCATGAAGAAAGTCTTGCCAAGCGCGCTTATTTTCAGCAAACCTATAAGGTAAAAGCACAACGCATTCATGCCCTGCATCAGTTGTTAAAAGCATATGCCTTGTTTGAAAAAGATGTCGCCTATATTGTAGCCAAGGGTAAGGTAAAAATTGTAGATGAACAAACCGGGCGCGTATTAGACGGGCGTAGATATTCAGATGGTCTACACCAAGCCTTAGAAGCCAAAGAGGGCGTTAAGATTGAAAAACCCTCTCAAACCTATGCTTCCATTACCCTTCAGAGCTACTTTCATATGTATGATAAGTTAGCGGGTATGACCGGTACAGCGGAAACAGATGCAGAGGAATTTTGGGATATTTATGGCCTTGCAGTAGTACCTATTCCTACCCATAGGCCACTGTTACGGGAAGATAGAGAAGATAAGATTTACAAAACAGTACGGGAAAAATTTAATGCCATCATTGAAGAAATTGTCGCCTTATCGAGTCAAGGGAGACCAGTTTTAGTGGGTACTACTTCTGTAGAAATATCTGAATTGGTGAGTAAGATGCTTGCTTTTCGTAAAATTCCCCATCAGATTTTAAATGCAAAACACCATCAAAAAGAAGCAGAAATAGTAGCGCAAGCTGGTATTGCTGGTACCGTTACCATTGCTACCAATATGGCGGGTCGTGGTACCGATATTAAATTGACCCAACCCTCAAAAGAGTCCGGTGGGTTGGCTATTATTGGTACAGAGCGCCATGAGTCAAGGCGTGTAGACAGGCAGTTGCGTGGCCGTTCTGGGCGACAAGGCGATCCAGGTTCTTCGCAGTTTTTCCTTTCTTTAGAAGATAGTTTAATGCGGCTCTTTGGCTCTGATAGAATTGCTGCTATAATGGATAGAATTGGTTTAGAAGAGGGGGAAGTGATTCAACATAGTATGGTGAGTAGGTCTATCGAAAGGGCACAAAAAAAAGTAGAGCAGAACAACTTTGCGATGCGCAAACGTTTGTTAGAGTATGATCGTGAAATGGGTACCCATCGTGGTGCCGTTTATCAACGGCGAAACCATGCCTTATTGGGTAAAGGCGTAGAGGTGGATATTATGCATATGCTCTACGATACCGTTAACAATATCATAGAGCATGAAGATAGCAAACAAGAAGCCAGTTTTCTAAACCCGATTTTTTCCACTGTATTTGGCGAAACTTTTGCAGCATCATTTTTTGAAGGTAAAAAGAAAGAAGTGCTGGTAGAAGCTATCTATCAGCAGCTGATGCAGGTATATTACCAGCGCACTACAGCGTTGCAAAAGCGGTTATTTGACTATTTTACAGCATCTTCTGTAGGGAATGGAGCTCGTTTCGAAGCCCCCTTTTTTGATGGAAAAATATATATTAGTGCTACGGCTTACCCTACTACCTTTGTGGCATCTGGTGGCAGAGCGCTCATTAAAAATTTAGAATGCATGGTTGTCCTGCATGTCATTGATCAACATTGGAAAAGTCATTTACGGGTCATGGATGATTTAAAGCAATCGGTTCAAAATGCGATTTATGAAAGGCAAGATCCGATTATAACCTTTAAGTTTGAAGCTTACCACTTATTTAGAAAATTTATGGCTACCGTAAGCCAAGAAATTATTTCTTTTTTGTTTCATGCATCCCTTTATGTACAATTGCCAGTTGGTCCAGAAGCGCAACCAGGTAAAAAAGAGTAA
- the thrS gene encoding threonine--tRNA ligase, protein MNRLHNKMMHILIDGQQRSFPKGSTGLTIAQQVGVPMDILAVQVNEEVYDLTRSIEIDATIRFLRWEDDAGKQLFWHSSAHLLAAALECLYPGVKFGIGPPIAQGFYYDVDLGAHGPDTLDLEAIEKTIITLAQRKDPFIRRSVSKQEAVDFFTKKKDPYKLELLEGLADGTITFYQQGDFVDLCKGAHLPHTGWVKAVKILNVSGAYWRGNEKNKQLTRIYGITFPTKKELADFLHVREEAQKRSHVKIGQALGLFTFSERVGLGLPLWLPKGALLCDALVQFLKKEQIKRGYQPVITPHIGHKALYITSGHYEKYQSDCFQPIRTAEEEYLLKPMNCPHHCEIYNSAPRSYKELPIRLAEFGTVYRYELHGALHGLTRTRCFTQDDAHIFCRSDQVAEEFAKVIDLVLYIFGLLGFETYTAQLSFRDPNRDKYIGQAADWDLAEAAIQTITQEKGLQTTVVLGEAAFYGPKVDFMVKDVLGRSWQLGTVQLDYQLPMRFDLTYIGADGQRHRPVMIHRAPFGSLERFIAILIEHTGGKFPLWLAPEQVALLSLSEKYNGYATTVTQKLLAEGIRATLDSRNETIGKKIRETTLRKVPYIVVVGEKEMASTTVAVRQQDGQISMALHDFIQQVCAEVAMPY, encoded by the coding sequence ATGAACAGATTACACAATAAAATGATGCACATTCTAATAGATGGCCAGCAAAGGTCATTTCCCAAGGGGAGTACGGGTTTAACTATTGCCCAACAAGTAGGGGTACCCATGGATATTTTAGCCGTTCAGGTCAATGAGGAAGTCTATGACCTTACCCGTTCTATTGAAATAGATGCCACCATTCGTTTCCTTAGATGGGAAGACGATGCAGGCAAGCAACTTTTTTGGCACTCTTCTGCCCACCTTTTGGCGGCAGCTTTGGAATGCCTTTATCCTGGTGTTAAATTTGGTATAGGTCCTCCCATCGCGCAAGGTTTCTATTATGATGTAGATTTAGGTGCCCATGGTCCTGATACCTTAGACCTAGAAGCCATAGAAAAAACAATTATTACGCTGGCGCAGCGAAAAGATCCATTTATCCGTCGATCGGTTTCCAAACAAGAAGCGGTTGACTTTTTTACTAAAAAAAAAGATCCGTATAAGTTAGAATTACTAGAAGGGCTAGCGGATGGGACTATTACCTTTTATCAACAAGGCGACTTTGTCGATCTATGTAAAGGCGCCCATCTGCCCCATACTGGATGGGTGAAGGCTGTTAAAATTTTAAATGTTTCAGGTGCCTACTGGCGGGGTAATGAGAAAAACAAACAACTTACCCGTATCTATGGCATCACCTTTCCAACTAAAAAAGAATTGGCTGATTTTCTACATGTTAGAGAAGAAGCCCAAAAAAGAAGTCATGTCAAAATAGGGCAAGCACTTGGCTTGTTCACTTTTTCTGAGCGGGTAGGGCTGGGCCTACCGCTCTGGTTGCCTAAGGGTGCGCTATTGTGTGATGCCTTGGTGCAATTCCTTAAAAAAGAGCAAATCAAGCGTGGCTATCAGCCGGTGATTACCCCTCATATTGGCCATAAGGCATTATATATCACCTCTGGCCATTATGAAAAGTATCAATCGGATTGTTTTCAACCCATTCGTACGGCAGAAGAGGAATATCTCTTAAAGCCCATGAATTGTCCCCATCATTGTGAGATTTACAACAGTGCACCCCGTTCTTATAAAGAATTGCCCATCCGTTTGGCAGAATTTGGAACCGTCTATCGATACGAGTTACATGGTGCTTTACATGGTTTAACTCGAACCCGTTGTTTTACGCAGGATGATGCCCACATTTTTTGCCGTTCCGACCAAGTGGCAGAAGAATTTGCTAAAGTAATTGATTTGGTCCTTTATATATTTGGTCTGTTGGGTTTTGAAACCTATACCGCACAACTCTCTTTTAGAGACCCTAATAGAGATAAATATATCGGTCAGGCGGCAGACTGGGATTTGGCCGAAGCAGCGATTCAAACGATAACCCAAGAAAAAGGTTTGCAAACCACTGTTGTGCTTGGGGAGGCTGCTTTTTATGGTCCAAAAGTTGATTTTATGGTAAAGGATGTGTTGGGGCGTAGTTGGCAATTGGGTACCGTTCAGTTGGATTACCAATTGCCTATGCGTTTTGATTTGACCTATATTGGGGCTGATGGCCAAAGGCATCGACCCGTTATGATCCATCGTGCACCATTCGGTTCCCTGGAGCGATTTATAGCTATCCTTATTGAGCATACAGGTGGTAAATTCCCGCTCTGGCTCGCGCCGGAACAGGTAGCTCTTTTATCGCTTTCTGAGAAATATAATGGTTATGCTACCACTGTAACACAAAAGCTATTGGCAGAGGGTATTCGAGCCACATTAGATAGCCGAAATGAAACCATTGGAAAAAAAATTCGTGAAACCACCTTGCGCAAGGTTCCTTATATTGTAGTAGTAGGGGAAAAAGAAATGGCCAGTACAACCGTTGCCGTACGCCAACAAGATGGACAAATCAGTATGGCTTTACATGACTTTATCCAGCAAGTTTGTGCGGAGGTGGCTATGCCTTACTAA
- the lpxD gene encoding UDP-3-O-(3-hydroxymyristoyl)glucosamine N-acyltransferase: MQWTISELTDRFNGKCLAGSSETTLTHLCTLDDGSPGGIGFFSDARYTAAFYRTQASAVLVAKDFTPVAPVAVALIGVEDPYGTFCLLIEEVQQQRMTMQSCIEFPSYIGNAVQVGANIYRGAFSYIGHHVVIGKGVKLYPHVYVGDHVTIGDHTVLYSGAKIAAYTEIGSRCVIHAGAVVGSAGFGFLTHPDGSYKAIPSVGKVRLEDDVEIGANTTIDAATVGSTLIGKGTKIDNLVQVAHNVQIGKHTGIASQVGIAGSTKIGDYGRLGGQTGIAGHLHLGDHITAIGRAGITRSFPKGHITLSGTPAFEHKKFLACYARFKKLAPERKT; this comes from the coding sequence ATGCAATGGACCATATCAGAATTGACCGATCGGTTTAACGGAAAATGCTTAGCCGGTAGTTCAGAGACCACTTTGACCCATCTCTGTACATTAGACGATGGATCACCCGGAGGGATTGGTTTTTTTTCCGATGCCAGATATACCGCTGCTTTTTACCGGACCCAGGCCTCTGCTGTTTTGGTAGCTAAAGATTTTACACCCGTTGCACCAGTAGCAGTGGCTTTGATCGGCGTCGAAGATCCATATGGCACTTTTTGCTTGCTTATCGAGGAAGTGCAGCAGCAAAGAATGACTATGCAGTCCTGTATAGAATTTCCCTCTTATATAGGCAACGCAGTTCAGGTAGGAGCGAATATTTATCGAGGTGCTTTTTCCTATATTGGCCACCATGTGGTCATAGGCAAAGGGGTCAAACTGTATCCACATGTTTATGTGGGCGACCATGTAACCATTGGAGACCATACCGTACTCTATAGTGGGGCTAAAATAGCTGCCTATACGGAAATAGGTAGCCGATGTGTCATCCATGCTGGTGCCGTAGTGGGTAGTGCGGGCTTTGGTTTTTTAACCCATCCAGATGGCAGCTACAAAGCGATCCCTTCGGTTGGTAAGGTACGCTTAGAGGATGATGTAGAAATTGGAGCCAATACCACCATAGATGCGGCTACGGTAGGTAGCACCCTAATAGGCAAAGGAACGAAAATAGACAACCTCGTCCAGGTCGCTCATAATGTGCAAATCGGCAAGCATACCGGTATTGCGTCACAGGTAGGGATTGCTGGATCCACTAAAATAGGTGATTATGGTCGATTGGGTGGGCAAACAGGTATTGCCGGCCACCTTCATTTAGGCGATCATATCACAGCCATTGGCAGGGCTGGTATTACCCGCTCTTTTCCAAAAGGCCATATTACCCTTTCCGGTACACCTGCTTTTGAACATAAAAAATTCTTAGCTTGCTATGCGCGATTTAAAAAGCTGGCACCAGAAAGAAAAACGTAA
- a CDS encoding ankyrin repeat domain-containing protein produces the protein MRDLKSWHQKEKRKALCSFADQGNDGFTPLHLAVERGIDSAMAALLGFTNLGIDVNAQSKDHRTPLHIASYNGNVKMVQELLKIGDINVNLQECRGWTPAHLAVYQSHIEVVQALLQSGKIDLYKKNANGHTVIDLAKIQNNRELLKMIYNFT, from the coding sequence ATGCGCGATTTAAAAAGCTGGCACCAGAAAGAAAAACGTAAGGCCCTCTGCAGTTTTGCTGATCAAGGCAATGATGGTTTTACTCCTTTGCATCTGGCAGTTGAACGTGGTATTGACTCAGCAATGGCTGCCTTATTAGGATTTACTAACTTAGGTATTGATGTTAATGCACAAAGTAAAGACCATCGAACTCCTTTGCATATAGCATCTTACAATGGAAATGTAAAAATGGTTCAGGAATTACTGAAGATAGGAGATATTAATGTCAATCTACAAGAGTGTCGCGGCTGGACCCCTGCGCATTTGGCCGTTTATCAGAGCCATATAGAAGTAGTGCAAGCATTGCTGCAATCAGGAAAAATTGATCTCTATAAAAAAAATGCAAATGGCCATACTGTTATAGACCTAGCGAAGATACAAAATAATCGAGAGCTATTAAAAATGATTTATAATTTTACTTAG
- a CDS encoding Rpn family recombination-promoting nuclease/putative transposase, translated as MVTSKFLNPKNDVAFRKIFGSEKHKDILIHFINDVLDLHGPDKVKEVTFLSTIQDPDIACKKESIVDVLCTDQYGKQIIVEMQVAPREGFEKRAQYYAAKAYSRQLNAGQEIGARYQDLKAVIFIAITDYIVFPDKKDYLSNHIILDANTYTHDLQDFSFTFIELPKFKITAIEDLSTMVEKWCYFFRYASSTSEKDVSKILDSDLVIQRAYEALNRFNWSEMELLTYEQEIKRIMDNQAVEDYMKNQARKEGKIEGKIEGKIEGKIEGKIEGKIEGKIEGKIEIAQVMLQKGYPIDDIVLLTGLSSSHIEQLI; from the coding sequence ATGGTGACCTCAAAGTTTTTAAATCCGAAGAACGACGTAGCTTTTCGCAAGATATTTGGTAGTGAAAAGCATAAAGATATTCTTATTCACTTTATCAATGATGTGCTGGATCTACATGGTCCAGATAAAGTAAAAGAAGTAACTTTTCTTTCTACAATTCAGGATCCGGATATTGCTTGCAAAAAAGAAAGTATAGTAGATGTACTATGCACAGACCAATATGGCAAGCAAATCATCGTAGAGATGCAAGTCGCTCCCCGAGAGGGCTTTGAAAAAAGGGCACAGTATTATGCTGCAAAAGCCTATTCCAGACAGCTCAATGCAGGGCAAGAAATAGGCGCTAGATATCAAGATCTTAAAGCAGTTATTTTTATCGCTATTACAGATTATATTGTTTTTCCTGACAAAAAAGACTACCTATCCAATCATATCATTTTAGACGCTAATACCTACACGCATGATCTACAAGATTTCTCTTTTACTTTTATAGAACTACCCAAATTTAAGATTACCGCTATAGAAGACCTCTCCACCATGGTAGAGAAGTGGTGTTACTTTTTTCGTTATGCTTCCTCTACGAGTGAAAAAGATGTTAGCAAGATACTAGATTCTGATTTGGTTATTCAGCGCGCTTATGAAGCTTTAAATCGGTTTAACTGGTCAGAAATGGAATTACTTACCTATGAACAAGAGATCAAGCGTATCATGGATAATCAAGCAGTAGAAGACTATATGAAAAACCAAGCTAGAAAAGAGGGTAAAATAGAAGGTAAGATAGAGGGTAAGATAGAGGGTAAGATAGAGGGTAAGATAGAGGGTAAGATAGAGGGTAAGATAGAGGGTAAGATAGAAATCGCTCAAGTTATGCTTCAAAAAGGATATCCTATAGATGACATTGTCCTTCTTACTGGCTTATCTTCTTCTCATATTGAGCAACTTATATGA
- a CDS encoding HD domain-containing protein, with the protein MENKQKIADYKDVRVILVKLVDRLYNLKTADVYALEKQKRIVEETLIFTSHWDKWLSWVL; encoded by the coding sequence ATAGAAAATAAACAAAAAATAGCTGATTATAAAGATGTCAGAGTTATTTTGGTTAAATTAGTGGATCGGTTGTATAACCTAAAAACCGCTGACGTGTATGCATTGGAAAAACAAAAAAGAATAGTTGAAGAAACATTGATTTTTACATCCCATTGGGATAAATGGTTAAGTTGGGTGTTGTAA
- a CDS encoding bifunctional UDP-3-O-[3-hydroxymyristoyl] N-acetylglucosamine deacetylase/3-hydroxyacyl-ACP dehydratase yields MNQCTCVKSGIQFSKQIFTMHHQQQTIQHIVRFEGIGLHTGKKVKVTLTPMPMDTGIQFQRVDLPDQPCIEASVAYVVGTERGTVLAKEQARVATVEHLLAAIVGLEIDNICVQLDGPEVPDLDGSALAFVELLLEAGRLQQEAPRTFFSLKKKFVYDDPDTGSHYEVYPDTNYSLQVTLAYNRWPIGHQYAHLATLVHFKEEIAAARTFTYLDEVVALYRKGLLQGGDPAKAVIFSEHSDNTECLQQVAQLSGKKIESLVLPTNPSSLRYINEPARHKLLDLIGDVALLGRPLQGKLIAHMPGHGANIPFVAALQKHLLRQEAKGAPICDLEAPPLFDVKQISSMLPHRYPFQLVDKIMELGSSHVIGVKNVTMNEPFFQGHFPGTPVMPGVLQVEALAQTGGLLVLHKVPDPAEYLTYFLSIDGCKFRRMVVPGDTLVLHCVLLSAIKFSTTEKQSIGIAKVKGRIFVGEHLVCEAVLLAQIVKQHE; encoded by the coding sequence ATGAACCAGTGTACCTGTGTAAAAAGTGGTATACAATTTTCTAAACAAATCTTTACCATGCATCACCAACAACAGACCATTCAACATATTGTTCGCTTTGAAGGCATTGGGCTGCATACCGGTAAAAAGGTTAAGGTTACCTTAACCCCTATGCCCATGGATACAGGTATACAATTTCAACGAGTAGATCTACCTGATCAGCCTTGTATAGAGGCATCTGTAGCTTATGTGGTGGGAACAGAAAGGGGTACAGTGCTGGCAAAAGAGCAAGCACGGGTAGCTACAGTAGAACATTTATTGGCCGCTATTGTAGGGCTGGAGATAGATAATATTTGTGTACAATTAGATGGGCCAGAAGTCCCAGATCTAGATGGAAGTGCCTTGGCTTTTGTGGAGCTGCTATTAGAGGCAGGGCGGCTGCAACAGGAAGCGCCCCGAACCTTTTTTAGCCTTAAGAAAAAGTTTGTCTATGATGACCCTGATACCGGTAGCCATTATGAAGTTTATCCTGATACCAATTATAGCTTGCAGGTAACCCTTGCCTACAATAGATGGCCAATAGGCCATCAATATGCACACCTAGCTACATTAGTCCATTTTAAAGAAGAGATTGCCGCTGCCCGCACCTTTACCTATTTAGATGAAGTAGTTGCCTTGTATCGCAAGGGACTGCTACAGGGGGGAGATCCTGCCAAAGCAGTTATTTTTTCTGAGCATAGTGATAACACAGAGTGTTTGCAACAGGTCGCCCAGTTATCTGGTAAGAAAATTGAAAGTTTGGTCCTACCTACCAATCCATCTTCCTTGCGTTATATTAATGAACCAGCACGTCATAAACTATTGGACCTAATCGGTGACGTAGCCTTATTGGGTAGGCCTTTACAAGGGAAACTGATTGCCCATATGCCTGGGCATGGGGCTAATATACCTTTTGTGGCTGCTTTGCAAAAGCATTTGCTTAGGCAAGAAGCCAAAGGAGCTCCCATCTGTGACCTAGAGGCTCCACCCCTGTTCGATGTAAAGCAGATCAGTAGCATGCTACCCCATCGTTATCCCTTTCAATTGGTAGATAAAATTATGGAGCTAGGTTCTTCCCATGTAATTGGGGTTAAAAACGTAACGATGAATGAGCCCTTTTTTCAAGGCCATTTTCCTGGTACCCCTGTTATGCCTGGCGTTCTACAGGTAGAGGCATTGGCACAGACCGGTGGCCTATTGGTATTGCATAAGGTACCGGACCCAGCGGAATATTTAACTTATTTTCTCTCTATTGATGGGTGTAAATTCCGTCGTATGGTCGTGCCTGGAGATACCCTGGTATTACATTGTGTACTGCTTTCAGCTATTAAATTTAGTACTACTGAAAAGCAGTCTATAGGGATCGCAAAGGTAAAAGGTCGTATTTTTGTAGGTGAACATTTGGTGTGCGAAGCAGTCTTATTGGCTCAAATTGTGAAGCAACATGAATGA